AAAGATAAAACTATCTTTATTCAGCACTTGACCGCCACCTGATGTATCGGTCAACACGATATCATTACCTAGTTCACTTTTATTCAAATTTGCATTTAAGAACCAACGAATTTGACCGGATTTCCCTAGGAGGTCTCCTGTTTTATAGAAGAAAGGTTTCTCACCCTCCACGCCACCGCCTGTGTGTCCTTTGACTACAATATTTGGTACAGTGATTGACGTGCCAAGATTTGCTGGTATTTCCTTCACTGTGTTTTCTGCGACATTTTTTACACGGACGCCAAAAGTAAACTCACCTCGGACACGATCGAGCTGATTCACTTTTTCGTTAAATGTAGCAATTACTTTATTTTTATAAACACGGACTATTCCTAATCCATTTAAATCAATTTCACGTGGGGTACTGTCAGAGTCTGCAAGACCTTCAAGCTCTTTTGGTAAAGTTAAAGTCAAGGTGTCTCCCGCTTTTAACTTTGTATCAGATTTTTCACTGAATGTTACTCGAATCGAGGTCAGTTCACCATCTGACAACTCTGTTTTATCAAAATGTATTGTATCAACAAATCCTCCGCTACTTAATTCTGCTGCCAATGACTGTTGACTAAAGCCAACTACTCCTAAAAAACCTACAAACAGTACAACACACCATGATAATTTTTTTAACATCTTTTATACATCGTCCCTTTCTTTTGATTGATATAGACCAATATGTATTCTTTGTTGCTGTTATGAAAAGCAACTTTTTTGATGTTAAACAAAAAATGAAGCTGTGTCAAAGCATATACATTCTTGCACATTATTTTATAATAAAGTATTCAGCTCGTTAGAAAGGTATGCTTGAACTACTTGATATTTAAAGCCAATCTCATATTTTTCCATAGTAAAAACCCCTTGAGTTAGATTTTTGGTCTAACTTAAGGGGACACAACAAATTCCAGTGACTGTTTTCCTTAAATGTGTCAATTTCTAGTAGCGTGGTAACTTTAAAACAACGCGCGTATACTGATCTACTTTAGTACTGATCTTCATTTGGTAATCAGAACCATACTGTAAGTGAAGTCGCTCATCGATATTGCTCAGTCCGATCCCTCCTAATCTAGTACAAATATGCTTCTGCTTTTCAGCTAACTGATACCCCTTACCATTGTCACAAACTTCGATGTAAAGACTAGTATCATCCGCTCTTGTACGAATAGTAATCAATCCTTGCCTATCAATTTCTTTAATTCCATGGTAAATTGCATTTTCAACAATCGGTTGGATCACAAGTTTTGGCAACTGATAGTCAAATAACTGCGGGTCTTCGATTATTTCATAGGTTAATTGCTCGCCATAACGCTGTTTCTGAATAAATAGATATTGCCGAACATGTTCTATTTCATTCTTCAGTCGAATCATTTCATTGCCTTGATTAAGTGATAATCTAAAAAAATTAGCCAACGATTTGGTCGTGTCGACTACTTTTTGGCTATCATTAAATTCTGCCATCCAAATAATCGTATCTAACGTATTATATAGGAAATGGGGATTGATTTGGCTAGCCAGTGTCTGGATCTCATAATTGTGGATCGCCTGTTCTTTGGCTTTTACCTCAGATACTAACTGCTCCATCTGCGTCAACATAACATTAAAACTGCGAGCTAAACTACGAACCTCGTCAGAGCCAGATTCTATAACTGTAGCATCGGATAGACCTGATACTACATGCTTCATTGAATATTCAAGGGTTCTAATCGGTTTAGTCAGTCCTCTAATAACGAATAAACTTCCTATAAAAACGACGAAAAACATCACCCCGGCAACTAGCAGCATCTTCCACCACATATTACTGGAAATCATCGCTAATTCTTCCAAAGATGCGATTCCCACTAACTGCCAATTAGCTTCAACTATAGATTGATGATAAATAAATTGTTGCGCCTTTGCGTCGTATCCATTTTTCCGTTTACTATCAAGTTGAATTTGTTTTTGAGCGTCTTGATCTGAGAGGGTAGGTAGCTTCGGGTAATAAACAAGCTCTTCCTGAGGATCGATTATAAATACATAGCCTTTTTTTCCTATATTTAAATGACTTAAATAATTTTCTATCTCTTTGGAATCAATATCCAGTCGAATCACGCCTTTTTTTTGGCCATCATCAGCGACAATTTCTTTGGTAAGAGAGATTATCCAACCTTCTTTACGACCAGCTACTGTTTGTTTTCTGATAGAAGTTAGGGTCGTCACGCCGTCCATCTTAATTTCCTGTTGCTTCCATTTTTCTGCTAGTATATTTTTTGATTTTAACACCTCTTCAGCCTCTTCATTGGAAACGAAACGTCCATCTTTAGTAAGTAACATAGCTGACATAAACGAATCATCTGTCCCTAGCATATTAGTCAGCATATTTAACGCTTGAGCACGATTTTCTGGACTGTCTGTGTCTATAAATCGTTGTATATCAGAGCTAATCGTAATTGCCGTTGCTGTCTGCTTCAAACGCTTGATGTAATCATTGACATAGTCACTGCTACGTTCAAGTATATTAATTGTATCCTTTTGCGCCTTAGACAACATGATTGCGGAAGTATTATAGGTCGTTGAAAGGCCATAATAAACTAATAAAATAAGCATCGTTAAGAAAAAATAATTGCTTATTTGCATAGAAAGTGAATGCAATTTTAACTTATTCAATATCTTCATTGCTGTACTGCCTCTTTTTTATATTGTCTTGGTGATAAGCCCGTCACTTGTTTGAAACGTAACGAAAAATAATTAACATCTTCAAAACCAACTTTTCCAGCAATTTCATAATTTTTTAATGTCGTTGCTAACAACAATACTTTTGCTTGTTCGATTCGCTTTTTACTGACATAATCCTGAAATGTCGTGCCTAGTGTTTTTTTTATCACACTGCTTAAATAACTAGAATTATAGCCTAACTTATGTGCCAGCCATGTTAAGGATAATAAAGGATTACTTAATTGCTCTTCAATCGTTTGTTTTAATGTATCCGCTAAAGTCCCTTCTTTCTGATCCCCCGCTCTAGCTATACTCACATCATTAAGTTGCTGACACAACAGATCTGACTTTAACTTATTAATTGCTTGAGTCAACAATTCTTCAACGTCTTGTTTTGTTACCGGCTTTAAAATATAATCGTCCGCCCCTAATTTTAGAGCAGACACAGCATATTCAAAATAATCATACCCTGTTAAAAATATAATCACTGTTTTCGGTAAAAGTAACTTGACCTTTTTAGCAAAGGTTAGACCATCTAAATAGGGTAAATTAATATCTGTTAAAATAATGTGCGGGCTTTCTTTAGCGACAATTTCAAGAGCTTTTTTGCCATCTCCTGCTTCAAAAATTTGATCAATTTCCAATCTTTTAAAATCAATCAACGTCACGATTCCTTTTCGGACTAGCGGTTCATCCTCTACAACCAAAATTTTATACATGTTCTCCCCTTCTTTCTTTCAATAGAAAAAACTCCTTTATTTACTATAACAAATAAAGAAGTTTTTTTATTATATTTTTTATTACTTTTAGGAATAATTAGAAATTATTGTTTTTTTATTTGGAAATAGTACAGTTTAAACCATCTAATGGCGAAAAATCAGTTACTTTAGTTCCTATAAGATTTAGGTCTTTTAAATTAGTCAAGGATGCAAGTGGCGTAATATTTTCCACTGGATTATTCCATAGACTAAGAAATTCAAGCTGCTCTAAACCTGACAATGGTGAAACATCTGTAACTTTATTACCAGATAGATTAAGGTGTTTCATCGCTTTTAGATTTGAAAAAGCCTTTATATCCGTAATATTGCTCTGATTAAGTTGAAGAAACTCTAATTGCTCAAGAGGGGCTATCCAATCGACATTGGTCAATTTTTTAGATCCTACAGACATCTTCTTTAAATTAACTAACGATGAAAGCGAAGAATAGTCTTCAATATAATTGCCTCCTAGCCAAAGTTCTTCCAACTGTACTAAGTTTGATAAAGGTGAGATATCTACAATATCGTTCGTGCTTAACTCAAGTTTCTTTAGAGCTTTCAAACTTACTAATGGTGAGATATCTTTAATCATATTTTGTGAAATAGATAGATTCTCTAATTGTTCAAGAGATGAAATCCATTCAGTATTGACAAAGTAATTAGAATGTATATTAAGTTCTTTCAACGTTTTCAGCTTAGATAATTCTGAATAGCCGATAACCTTTGCACCTGTTGCATAAAAAGAGCTTAATCTTAATCTCTCTAAAGATTTTAATCCCCCAATAGGTCCTAAATCATAAACATCACCTGCTTTATTTCTTGGACTAGAAATGTCTAAATTAGTCAAATTAGTAAGCTGACTGATTCCTTCAAAGCTTAAAGGTTGATCCCCCTCATTCCTAGCTCCACTCAATTGCAAGGACTTCAAATTACTGACATTATATATTGGTATTAACGATTTAACTTCAACATAAGATAGCCCTAACTTATTCAATTTAGGTAACTTTCCTTTACTAAAACTAGTAAAATCAAACACATAGGAGCTCTCAGTACTTCCAGATATAAACAGTCTTTCTAAGCTAGGCAGATTAGCTATTTGTTCAAAGCCAGCTGCATCGTTTAGGTTACTTATTGTGAGTGATTTTAAATTAGTTAAATTTTCGATCCCATTTAAGTTAATGTAGGCTGATCCTGTATGATGCTTTATATCAATTTGCACAAGATTGGTTAACGTTGCTACTGGACTGAAATCTTCTATGTTCCCTCTAGAAATCGTTAAATAGCGAAGTTTTTTCATATGCTGGATGCCTTCAAGATTATTCACATCGGTTAACCATATAAGCCCAAGATCTAGTTCACTTTCTCTGATTGTTGTAGACACATCCCCACCAAAAGAGTTTGCTACATCAGCTGCCAAGTTAGGATCCGGGAATACCTCAGCAATAGTCCCTAACACAGGATCGGCATCCACATAAGCTAAACCTTGATCTTTAATCTTGTTTAACGTACCTGCACCAATTCCCTTAATTTTAGTTAATTCATCAATTGACGCAAAAGGTCTCGTATCAATAATCCTCTGTGCGAGAACTGCTCCGATTCCAGAAAGCTTCTGCAGCTCTCCTATACTTGCGCTATTGATATCCACTTGCTCGACTTGCGCAGTTGCTTCAACGCTCTCTTGTGCGCTAGCAATCTCTGTACCTAATAATCCACCAACCGATAATACAAACATCATCATAATGGAAATCAATACTTTTAGTTCTTTTTTCTGTATCACTTTGTGTTTCCTCCCCGTTCAATAGTGAACATGCTTTTTCTCTAAATTAATCATCGTAATTTATTTAATAATTTGACAATTCAAACCAGTCAATAGAGAACAATCCAAGATATCTTGAATTTCATCATTCGATAATACTAATAGCACCCTATTATAGAAATTAATAATCTTAATTCTTTTTTTCTTCTCTATTTGCGTATATTCTCTTTTTCAACTTCACTCTAGGTCACTAATAGTTTGCTTGTCTCATTATTAGTAACCTAGCTTGATAGCTTCAAATTTATGGCAAACCGTTTTTATGAAGAAACGGCAATTTATCCAACGGTGAATAATCAATGATTGGATTATTTTGTAAATATAAATGCGATAGCTTTTTCAAGTTTGATAGAGCTTCTATCTTTACAATTTGATTCGATTTCAAATTCAGTTCGTGAATATTTATTAATGAATCCAATGCTGAGATATCTATGATTTGGTTCGAAGCTAAACGCAATCTTTCTAATTTAGTCAAAGATTTTAATGCCGAGACATCCGCAATCTGGTTTGATTCTATACCTAAATAATTTAGCTCCCTTAGGGAAGACAAGGCGGAAATATCCGTAATTTGATTATTATCAAGTATTAGGCTTTCCAGATTTAGCAAAACTGACAAAGCTGAGATATCCGTCAGTTCATTTTGACCAAGTGATAGATCCTTTAAATTTATCAGGGCTGACAAGGCTGAGATATCCGCCACTTTATTGTTATAAAGAGTGAGGCTTTCTAAGTTTTCCAAAGTTTTCAACTCATCGAGTTTAACTATTTTATTTCTTGAAAGCTCTAGCTTTCTTAAGCTTTTCAATTGAGTTAATTTACTAAGAACTGAATAATCTTTGTTAACACTACTTGTCATATTCAAATATTCAAGACTGGTTAAGTTTCCTAATGCTGATATATCTGAAATTTGGTTACCATAAAGAGTGAGTTTTTTTAGTTGGCTTAAATGTGATAATGGATCAGCATTCACAACTTTGGTCCTAATTAATGATAGCTCTGTTAATTGTTCTAATTTAGATAATGAAGAAATATTTGTCAGCCCTGATCCTTCCAAACGAAGGTTTTTTAACTGTTTTAAATTTGATAATCCAGAAATATCCGTTAAGTTATTTTCAGAAATACTAAGATCTTCAATCTGATTAATTGAGGATAACCAATTTATATCAGCCATATAATTATCAGATAAGCTAAGAGTTTTCAATTGCCCCATCTTACCGATCTCTGAATAACCTGTTAAATTAGAATTCATAAATAAAGCTAAAGCTAATTTTTCTACAGATTTCAACTTTCCAAGAGAACTAATATCAGAAACATTAGAAGGCTTAATAATTGTCAGTTCTTTCAGGTTTTGTAATTGGTCAATCCCTGCAAAATCTAATGGCGCCCTCCCTTTTTTCCATATCGTATTTATATCTAGTATTTCTAAATTAGGAAGTTTATATATTGGCTGTAAGTCATTGACTTCAATCCCATTCATTCTAATTTTTTTTAATTTAGTTAGATTGTTGATTCCTTCAAAATCAAGAGTATCTCCATACTTATAGCTACCAGAATAATCAAAATATTCTAAATTCTGCAGCTGATATATTTTTTCAAAGTCCTTTATATTATCTCTAGCGATTATTCTTAATTCTTTTAGATTGGTTAAATTCTCAATACTAGCAACACTCTGTAAGTTGTAAATATTGAGATACAAACTTTCAATATTGTTCAAAGAAGTGATTTTAGAAAAATCAGACCAATCAGTAATTTCCTGTGCAGTGATTTCTATCGTTTTAAGACTAGTCAAATGTTGTAAACCTTCAAGGTTAGTAACAGCTTTTAAAAAGAAACGCTCTAACTCCAAATTGTTTAATTCTTTTTTCGTAGTGCTTGCAGTAATTTCTTTTCCTAAAGCGTAAGCTACTTCAGAAGAAAAGTGCGGATCCGGGAATACCTCAGCAATAGTCCCTAGCACAGGATCGGCATCTACATAAGCCAACCCTTGATCTTTAATCTTGTTTAACGTACCTGCACCGATTCCCTTAACTTTAGTTAATTCATCAATTGACGTAAACGGTCTCGTATCAATAATCCTCTGTGCGAGAACCGCTCCAATTCCAGAAAGCTTCTGTAGCTCTCCTATACTTGCACTATTAATATCCACTTGCTCGACTTGCGCAGTTGCTTCAACGCTCTCTTGTGCGCTAGCAACTTCCGTATGTGATAAGCCACCAACAGTTAATGCAAACATCAGCATCATAGAAATCAACCATTTTAATTCTTTTTTCTTCTGCACTTTGTGTTTCCTCCTTTTTTCTCTTCCAATAATAATTTTTTGATTGGCATCGTTTGATTTTTCTATTACCACTATCAACTAAACTATTATCTGTCCATTTCATGATTAAATTTTTAACCATAAGTTTAGTTTATATTATACAAACCCGTTATTATATAGAGTTATATTGTAAAAATATAGATTTTGATTAGGTTTCCCTTGTATTTCTATATACAAAAAAGAAGCCAACTAAGATTTTAGCGACTTCTTTCATATAAATTCTCTTTATTTTATTTATATAAGCTTTTCAAATTTAAATAGATACTCTAAGACCTTGTTTCCTTGCGTTTCACTATACTTCTTTTCAACTTCCAAATGTGTAAAGTACGCACCTAATTCCTCAATCGCTGGCTTTAAGATCTTTTGATCAATTTGCCCAACTCGATAATGTTTAGGCATCCCAAGTAAAAAAGACAGGTTTTCAACCGATACCTTCCAGTAACCTTTTTTTTCAGCCTGCTTTAACAACCGATAAAGATTCTTGGCATACTTCTTTTTCAACAAAATAAATTCTTCTAAAGAAAAACACGTAGCATTCGAATTCACTTGATTCAAAAGACAGGTGAACTTGGGATTAAAGCGAGCTTCAATTGCCTTCTCTTTTTCAAGAAGTCTAAAATCTTCAAAAATCGTAAAGCTTTCTACACCTACTTGATCATTGTCTGTATACAGATGAATATAGTTA
The Enterococcus silesiacus DNA segment above includes these coding regions:
- a CDS encoding AraC family transcriptional regulator, with amino-acid sequence MYKILVVEDEPLVRKGIVTLIDFKRLEIDQIFEAGDGKKALEIVAKESPHIILTDINLPYLDGLTFAKKVKLLLPKTVIIFLTGYDYFEYAVSALKLGADDYILKPVTKQDVEELLTQAINKLKSDLLCQQLNDVSIARAGDQKEGTLADTLKQTIEEQLSNPLLSLTWLAHKLGYNSSYLSSVIKKTLGTTFQDYVSKKRIEQAKVLLLATTLKNYEIAGKVGFEDVNYFSLRFKQVTGLSPRQYKKEAVQQ